The bacterium BMS3Abin02 genome has a segment encoding these proteins:
- the sdpI_2 gene encoding immunity protein SdpI translates to MSTRANKWEYLQLGVIAAMFVWAAVKWPSLPDRIPVHWNAAGVVDGYAGKFVGLLLPPVVTFAVYLMLRYIPRIDPARANYPTFAGTYLLVRTALVVSMAFSYVVAILAIGNQGVVPKDRLEIGAVAVLFVILGGTMGKFRPNWFVGIRTPWTLSSKVSWVKTHRAGGRVFTGIGLATLIVVLISGKAAFYVLVALTIAGIVYVVVYSYLVWRGDPEKVPAQETRPTDDS, encoded by the coding sequence ATGTCTACGCGGGCCAACAAGTGGGAGTATCTGCAGCTGGGTGTCATCGCCGCCATGTTCGTATGGGCGGCGGTCAAATGGCCTTCCTTGCCTGATCGCATCCCGGTGCATTGGAATGCCGCCGGCGTGGTGGACGGTTACGCCGGGAAGTTCGTCGGGCTGTTGCTGCCTCCTGTGGTGACCTTCGCGGTGTATCTGATGTTGCGTTACATTCCTCGGATCGACCCCGCCCGTGCCAACTACCCCACCTTCGCCGGGACCTACCTGCTGGTGCGGACGGCCCTGGTCGTCTCCATGGCTTTCAGTTACGTAGTGGCCATTCTGGCGATCGGCAACCAGGGGGTTGTGCCAAAGGATCGCCTCGAGATAGGTGCGGTGGCAGTCCTGTTCGTGATCCTGGGCGGCACGATGGGAAAGTTCCGACCCAACTGGTTCGTGGGCATCCGTACACCCTGGACGCTCAGCTCGAAGGTCTCATGGGTCAAGACGCATCGGGCGGGCGGCCGGGTGTTTACCGGCATCGGCCTGGCCACCCTCATTGTTGTCCTCATCAGCGGGAAGGCCGCCTTCTACGTGTTGGTCGCCTTGACGATCGCCGGGATCGTCTATGTGGTCGTCTACTCATACCTTGTGTGGCGGGGCGATCCGGAGAAGGTACCCGCCCAGGAAACCCGTCCAACAGACGACTCCTGA
- the oppC gene encoding oligopeptide transport system permease protein OppC, which translates to MRLVIERIRARRRSIRRSLRAVWGSPTAVVGLGLILLFGVAALIHPLLLRTVWPAKIYDPLVGFDFTMMHPADPSSAHLLGTDALGRDVLSMILAASRPAWVVALTAAITTGVIATFIGALGAFYRGWVDGVLSHVSDAFLLLPAPIFVLIIAEQVELSPVRFGLVFGLINGLGAGAIVMRSQGLKVMAEPFIEAARVAGGGGLHILVRHLVPHLLPLAALYMMLSVVGAIVAHGFAAFLGQTESLVSWGAIVFFGITSARSFSGVVPWSALVSASAALSLFAGAFYLVSSGLREILDPRLRAR; encoded by the coding sequence GTGAGACTCGTGATCGAACGCATTCGAGCACGCCGGCGAAGCATCCGCAGGTCTCTCCGGGCCGTCTGGGGGAGTCCGACCGCCGTGGTCGGGCTCGGACTGATCCTGCTGTTCGGGGTCGCCGCGTTGATCCATCCGCTGCTGCTGAGGACGGTCTGGCCCGCCAAGATCTACGATCCGCTGGTCGGATTCGATTTCACGATGATGCATCCCGCCGATCCGTCTTCCGCGCATCTGCTCGGGACCGACGCCCTCGGCCGTGACGTGCTCAGCATGATCCTGGCGGCCTCGCGACCCGCATGGGTGGTAGCGCTCACCGCGGCGATCACGACAGGCGTGATCGCGACGTTCATCGGAGCTTTGGGAGCCTTCTACAGGGGATGGGTCGACGGCGTGTTGTCCCATGTCTCCGATGCCTTTCTGTTGTTGCCTGCACCGATCTTCGTGCTGATCATCGCCGAGCAGGTCGAGTTGTCTCCGGTCCGGTTCGGGCTGGTGTTCGGGCTCATCAACGGTCTCGGTGCGGGGGCGATCGTGATGCGGAGTCAGGGACTCAAGGTCATGGCCGAACCCTTCATCGAGGCTGCGAGGGTGGCCGGCGGAGGAGGCCTGCATATCCTGGTCCGGCACCTCGTGCCACACCTGCTGCCCCTGGCAGCCCTGTACATGATGCTGTCGGTCGTCGGAGCGATCGTCGCCCACGGATTCGCGGCGTTCCTCGGACAGACGGAGTCGCTCGTCAGCTGGGGAGCGATCGTCTTTTTCGGGATCACTTCCGCGAGATCGTTCAGCGGTGTGGTGCCGTGGAGTGCGCTGGTGTCCGCCTCCGCAGCGCTGTCGCTCTTTGCCGGGGCGTTCTACCTGGTGTCCTCGGGGTTGCGCGAGATTCTCGATCCGCGTCTGCGAGCCCGGTGA
- the gsiC gene encoding glutathione transport system permease protein GsiC: MGPGELMKAIPATALVFMVGIGVAYLFGSWLGRIAGWRRGARGRALTFLAVTTYTIFPPFLGFILVYVLRNRLADVRNGVLGSTVDWLGVDRAAVMGRMTITIVIATLLVFTVGAVGARVSRKRRSLPLPGRLALVVGVSVGWWAYRGMLGVAIDVLFLAAVPTIAFAVLSYGDFLLVMRTSIAAVRHEDYVMAATAKGLSDRVVRDHHAARNAVLPVLGRLVVSLPYLLSGLIIIEESVGWAGMGTLLFDAVSAQDMPVVMDILLLIGVFTLVVRLVFEIMQAVLDPRIWRAA; encoded by the coding sequence GTGGGGCCGGGGGAGTTGATGAAGGCCATTCCTGCGACCGCTCTCGTGTTCATGGTCGGAATCGGGGTTGCGTACCTGTTTGGCTCGTGGCTGGGACGCATAGCGGGCTGGCGGCGCGGCGCGAGGGGAAGGGCCCTGACGTTCCTCGCCGTCACCACCTACACGATCTTTCCCCCGTTCCTCGGATTCATTCTCGTCTACGTCCTCCGGAACCGGCTGGCCGACGTGCGCAACGGTGTGTTGGGTTCCACCGTCGACTGGCTGGGGGTCGATCGTGCAGCCGTGATGGGACGAATGACCATCACGATCGTGATTGCCACGCTCCTCGTGTTCACCGTCGGGGCCGTCGGGGCTCGAGTCTCGAGAAAGCGACGGAGTCTGCCCCTGCCGGGCAGACTCGCCTTGGTCGTGGGAGTCTCCGTGGGGTGGTGGGCCTACCGGGGGATGCTGGGCGTCGCGATCGATGTGCTCTTTCTGGCCGCAGTTCCAACGATCGCCTTCGCGGTGCTCTCCTATGGTGATTTCCTGCTCGTGATGAGAACGTCCATCGCCGCCGTCAGGCACGAGGACTATGTGATGGCCGCTACCGCCAAAGGGCTCTCGGATCGAGTCGTGCGGGACCACCATGCCGCGCGAAATGCGGTGCTGCCGGTCCTCGGCAGGCTCGTGGTCAGCCTTCCCTACCTGCTCAGCGGCCTGATCATCATCGAAGAATCCGTCGGATGGGCCGGGATGGGCACGCTGCTCTTCGATGCGGTGTCGGCGCAGGACATGCCGGTCGTCATGGATATCTTGCTGCTGATCGGCGTGTTCACACTCGTCGTGCGCCTCGTGTTCGAGATCATGCAGGCGGTGCTCGACCCGCGGATCTGGAGGGCGGCGTGA
- a CDS encoding pemK-like protein yields MIGPPDTFGPGFPFVIVTPLTTSRRGLSLHVEVEASSDTGIDHTSYVRCELIRSISRNRLVHRLGSIGPDASSQVATVIKTLLNY; encoded by the coding sequence GTGATCGGGCCTCCAGATACGTTCGGGCCCGGCTTCCCCTTCGTCATCGTGACCCCACTCACGACCAGCCGGCGGGGCCTGTCGCTCCACGTCGAGGTAGAGGCAAGTTCGGACACGGGTATCGACCACACCAGCTATGTCCGATGCGAGCTGATCCGCTCGATCAGCCGAAACCGCCTTGTCCACCGTCTCGGCAGCATCGGCCCCGACGCCAGTAGTCAGGTCGCAACCGTCATCAAGACGCTGCTGAACTACTGA
- the cnrH_2 gene encoding RNA polymerase sigma factor CnrH, whose translation MQAPVAGEEPFEVFYRNHRTRLVGLAFAMSGSRLGADDLVHDVMEAAYRDWNRIREREDPVAWVRRMVAYRSVSAYRRRLSEAKAVARLAVLRESVSFSEPGPDADRIWSEVRRLPRRQTQVVALTYVEGLTMPEIAEALGCSKESVNTHLRRARDTLSRRLRMEI comes from the coding sequence GTGCAAGCCCCTGTTGCTGGGGAAGAGCCCTTCGAGGTGTTCTATCGGAATCACCGGACTCGGCTGGTGGGTCTCGCCTTTGCGATGTCGGGCAGTCGGCTTGGGGCGGATGATCTCGTGCACGACGTCATGGAAGCGGCGTACCGGGATTGGAATCGCATCCGAGAGCGTGAAGATCCGGTGGCGTGGGTCAGACGAATGGTGGCCTACCGGTCGGTGTCCGCCTATCGGCGGAGGCTATCTGAAGCCAAGGCAGTCGCTCGTTTGGCAGTCCTTCGGGAATCCGTCAGCTTCTCGGAACCAGGTCCTGATGCCGATCGGATTTGGAGCGAGGTGCGGAGGTTGCCCCGCCGTCAGACTCAGGTCGTGGCTCTGACATACGTCGAGGGACTCACGATGCCTGAGATTGCCGAGGCCCTCGGTTGCTCCAAGGAATCTGTCAACACACACCTGCGAAGAGCACGGGACACCCTTTCGCGTCGACTGAGAATGGAGATCTAG
- the cspLA gene encoding cold shock-like protein CspLA, translated as MTTSGTVKFFNEQKGFGFITSPDGDDVFVHVSNIVGGESRSLTEGQSVQYETAPGRKGPEAVNVRPV; from the coding sequence ATGACAACATCCGGAACCGTCAAATTCTTCAACGAACAGAAGGGGTTCGGCTTCATCACGTCGCCGGATGGAGACGACGTGTTCGTTCACGTATCCAACATTGTGGGGGGCGAATCCCGCTCGCTCACGGAGGGCCAGTCGGTTCAGTACGAGACCGCACCGGGGCGCAAGGGTCCGGAGGCGGTCAACGTCAGGCCTGTCTGA
- a CDS encoding HNH endonuclease produces MFDGLIPQGLDEMEPGPALAGFLASIDVGELSGHDRIVVLRAHQRMVSCYTARVYEDMAAVVDRMHQLGDDRQLAEESAAAEIRAALHLTRRAADIELGWALDLEQRLPQVWELLAAGDIDVRRAKAIIVATSHLPVETARDVVDQVIDLAPELTVGQLTARLRRLCIAVDPQQAQRRYDDAVAERRVIVEPNEAGTANLSGFDLPPHRVAAITRRINRLARTLRAPDESRTMDQLRADVFMDLLAAAGGTVAADRGVVDIHVDLETLTGLSEAPGELAGYGPVIADIARQVVGRQERAEWRFVVTDPDTGLALHDGITRRRPSVEQRRFVEIRDRTCVFPGCRMPAADCDLDHRDPYAQGGPTDPTNLAPLCRHDHRIRHHAGWTYRSLPNGGHEWTSRLGHRYTTCGQSP; encoded by the coding sequence ATGTTCGATGGATTGATTCCCCAAGGGTTGGATGAGATGGAGCCGGGCCCGGCTCTGGCCGGGTTCCTGGCGTCGATCGACGTCGGCGAGTTGTCCGGCCATGATCGCATCGTGGTGCTGCGCGCCCATCAGCGGATGGTGTCGTGCTACACGGCCCGTGTGTATGAAGACATGGCTGCCGTTGTCGACCGCATGCACCAACTCGGCGACGATCGGCAACTGGCCGAGGAGTCGGCGGCTGCCGAGATTCGCGCGGCGCTGCACCTGACCCGCCGCGCCGCAGACATCGAGTTGGGTTGGGCGCTCGACCTCGAGCAGCGGCTCCCGCAGGTGTGGGAACTGTTGGCTGCCGGCGACATCGACGTGCGTCGCGCCAAAGCCATCATCGTGGCCACTTCGCATCTCCCGGTCGAGACCGCCCGGGACGTCGTCGATCAGGTGATCGACCTGGCCCCGGAGTTGACGGTCGGCCAGCTGACGGCTCGGCTACGGCGGCTCTGCATCGCAGTGGACCCGCAGCAGGCCCAACGACGCTACGACGATGCAGTGGCAGAGCGCAGGGTCATCGTGGAGCCCAACGAAGCAGGGACCGCCAATCTGTCGGGTTTCGACCTGCCGCCGCATCGGGTGGCCGCCATAACCCGCAGGATCAACCGGTTGGCTCGAACCCTCAGAGCCCCCGATGAGTCTCGCACCATGGACCAGCTTCGGGCCGACGTGTTCATGGACCTCCTTGCCGCCGCCGGCGGCACTGTCGCCGCTGATCGAGGGGTCGTCGACATCCACGTCGATCTCGAAACCTTGACTGGTCTGTCGGAAGCTCCGGGTGAGCTGGCCGGATACGGGCCCGTCATCGCCGACATCGCCCGTCAGGTGGTCGGGCGGCAGGAGCGGGCCGAGTGGCGGTTCGTCGTCACCGATCCCGACACCGGGCTTGCACTCCACGACGGGATCACCCGTCGTCGGCCTTCCGTCGAGCAACGACGTTTCGTGGAGATTCGTGATCGAACCTGTGTGTTTCCCGGTTGCCGCATGCCTGCCGCCGACTGTGACCTCGACCACCGAGATCCCTACGCGCAGGGCGGGCCCACTGATCCCACCAACCTGGCACCTCTGTGCCGACATGACCATCGCATCCGCCATCACGCGGGATGGACGTACCGGTCCCTTCCGAACGGCGGCCACGAATGGACCAGCAGACTTGGCCACCGCTACACGACCTGTGGCCAATCGCCCTAG